A single Nicotiana tabacum cultivar K326 chromosome 5, ASM71507v2, whole genome shotgun sequence DNA region contains:
- the LOC107762193 gene encoding high mobility group B protein 6-like, whose amino-acid sequence MTSHQEELLVVSAKIILTSSTPNWILKEQKTAMELLEQYIKFQQGAIENEKKKKKKEKNPLKPKQPVSAFFVFTKEHRIALLTENKNVKEVAKITGEEWKNMTEKQKPPYEEMEQYLQEMEVYKKKKDEEAAEHLKEVEELMKLKKQEALQLLKKKEKTENLIKQKTKGNHQKKKQKQEKNVDPNKPKKSAGSVFLFSKEERKKLGRATWNQQFYHYCSHFSEMESKLRAELSKEEKQVWNNKAAEAMEAYKMEMELIII is encoded by the exons ATGACTAGCCATCAAGAAGAATTACTAGTCGTCTCTGCTAAAATTATTCTCACTTCTTCAACACCCAATTGGATTTTGAAA GAACAGAAAACAGCTATGGAATTGCTTGAACAATATATTAAATTCCAACAAGGAgcaattgaaaatgaaaaaaagaagaaaaa GAAAGAAAAGAACCCCTTGAAACCAAAACAACCAGTGTCAGCATTTTTCGTGTTTACAAAAGAGCATCGCATTGCTCTACTTACTGAGAACAAGAATGTGAAGGAG GTGGCAAAGATTACAGGCGAAGAATGGAAGAACATGACAGAGAAACAAAAGCCGCCTTATGAAGAG ATGGAGCAATATTTGCAAGAAATGGAAGTTTATAAGaagaaaaaagatgaagaagctGCTGAACATTTGAAGGAAGTGGAGGAACTGATGAAACTTAAGAAGCAAGAAGCACTTCAATtgctcaaaaagaaagaaaaaacagaaaatttaatcAAG CAGAAAACGAAAGGAAATCaccaaaagaagaaacaaaagcaAGAGAAAAATGTGGATCCTAACAAACCAAAGAAGTCTGCTGGATCAGTCTTTCTTTTCAGCaaagaggaaaggaagaaactAGGAAGAGCGACCTGGAATCAACAATTCTACCATTACTGCTCTCATTTCTCTGAAATGGAAAGTAAGCTCCGTGCA GAATTGagtaaagaagaaaagcaagtgTGGAACAACAAAGCAGCTGAAGCAATGGAAGCATACAAAATGGAAATGGAACTAATTATCATCTAA